A region from the Sorex araneus isolate mSorAra2 chromosome 6, mSorAra2.pri, whole genome shotgun sequence genome encodes:
- the LOC129406112 gene encoding phospholipase A and acyltransferase 3-like: MGGGQSSNQEVPDPKPGDLIEIFCNGYEHWAVYVGDGYVVHVTDVDGGPSGVNFSGSPSGLRSRAVVKKDLLSKAAAGCPYKVNNKYDEEIGARPVEEIVRRALARVEQERNYNLLYENCEHFATDMRYRIARSDQAEYPFHALVDRLGVRNITAVRSTVQETERGDSQPTQARATVRRWDVPTHQCPPRTVSRWSRHTEL, from the exons ATGGGTGGGGGACAGTCCTCG aacCAAGAAGTTCCTGATCCCAAACCCGGAGACCTGATTGAGATTTTCTGCAATGGTTACGAGCACTGGGCCGTGTATGTGGGAGACGGTTATGTGGTCCATGTGACTGATGTTG ATGGTGGGCCTTCAGGAGTGAATTTCTCCGGGTCTCCATCGGGCTTGAGATCCCGAGCTGTGGTTAAGAAGGACCTGCTGTCCAAGGCGGCCGCAGGATGCCCGTACAAGGTCAATAACAAATACGATGAAGAGATCGGTGCACGGCCTGTTGAGGAGATCGTCCGAAGGGCCTTGGCAAGGGTGGAGCAGGAGAGGAACTACAACCTCCTCTATGAGAACTGCGAGCACTTCGCCACAGATATGCGCTACAGAATTGCCCGCTCTGACCAG GCGGAGTATCCCTTTCATGCTTTGGTAGATAGACTTGGTGTGAGAAACATCACTGCTGTACGGAGTACTGTGCAGGAAACGGAAAGAG gGGACTCTCAGCCGACTCAAGCTCGGGCCACTGTCCGGCGCTGGGACGTCCCCACCCACCAATGCCCGCCCCGCACTGTCTCTCGCTGGTCCCGGCACACGGAGCTTTAA